The Apium graveolens cultivar Ventura chromosome 6, ASM990537v1, whole genome shotgun sequence genome contains a region encoding:
- the LOC141666289 gene encoding uncharacterized protein LOC141666289 codes for MTCGISVETDHSSLSVCWALWKARNELVWNRKYAKVNRVIASAKQYLLQWTFAQVNCSSAPSKFAFEGDGAITWVRPQGNSIKVTVDAALFSDSRKYGLGVVARDSAGRLVAAMTRCFPGEVTAEYAEAVAIKEALSWIKDQNWLEVSLESDCLAVVQAIRSKVEMRSSFGQVVEDCRRSIRLSNISSLLFIKRSANVVAHCFARASYKYPDRNFNGSSVPVDLQDCILSEAVSD; via the exons atgACTTGCGGGATAAGTGTGGAG ACCGATCATTCTTCTCTATCGGTCTGTTGGGCATTGTGGAAAGCCAGGAATGAGTTGGTGTGGAACAGGAAATATGCCAAAGTTAACAGAGTCATAGCTTCAGCAAAGCAGTACCTTTTACAATGGACATTTGCCCAAGTTAATTGTTCGAGTGCTCCGTCCAAGTTTGCGTTTGAAGGGGATGGTGCTATTACTTGGGTTAGACCTCAAGGGAACTCAATAAAGGTAACAGTTGATGCGGCTCTGTTTTCAGATAGCAGAAAGTATGGTTTAGGTGTGGTAGCTCGTGATTCAGCAGGTAGGCTTGTAGCGGCTATGACAAGATGTTTCCCAGGAGAAGTCACAGCTGAATACGCAGAAGCAGTAGCCATTAAAGAAGCTCTGTCATGGATCAAAGATCAGAACTGGCTGGAGGTTTCCCTCGAATCAGACTGTTTGGCGGTCGTACAGGCAATCCGTAGTAAGGTGGAGATGAGATCGAGCTTTGGTCAGGTGGTGGAAGATTGTCGGCGGAGTATTCGTCTTTCAAACATTAGTTCATTGTTATTCATTAAACGATCTGCAAATGTAGTTGCTCATTGTTTTGCAAGGGCTTCTTACAAATATCCTGATCGTAATTTCAATGGGAGTTCTGTTCCTGTTGATCTCCAAGATTGTATTTTGTCGGAGGCTGTTAGTGATTAA